Below is a genomic region from Candidatus Reconcilbacillus cellulovorans.
CGCACGTAACAGTAGGCGCACCCGAACGCGCACCCGACGTAAGGATTCAGCGTATGCGTATACCCGCGCAAAAACCCGGTCGCCGGCTGCAACAGCCGCGTCGGCCGGCGCCGGACGACGGCGGAACCGACGGAGGAACGGCCGTCGGCCTCCCTTTCGCCGTCAGGACGATCGCGCACGACGGATCACTCCCCGTCCCCGGGCGGCGGCTCGAGCGGTTTCCGCCCGGCGTATCCTTCGTCCCACCCGTGATAATGCATCACGCGCGGCTCACCCTGCTTCCAGCAGAGCAGAACGTCGCGCCCGTTCAGTCGGGCGGGAAAATCGACGAGCCCCATGTCGATATCCTTGAGCTGCGCGCCTTTCAGCCCGATCGATCGGATATACGTCCGCGCTTCCAGCTGCAAAAACTCCAGTTCGCATTCCAGCTCGAAAAACGGATCGCCGTCGGCCGAGGCCGCACTGTTCGCCTGCCGCAACGCGCGCAGACGGGCGAACTTCTCCGCAAACTCCCGCTTGATTCGCTGCAGCTCGCGGATGTCGCGGTCGAGCGCAGGCAACAGGGAGTTGGCTTCTTCTACAGTAAAATATTTCATTCGCTCTTCCATTTCGACAACCTCTCGATCCGACGTCGACGACGGCCGGAACGATTACCACGCATACGCTTCCGGCGCGCTTCCGCCCGGCCCCGGGAAAATTTCGTCCAGCCGTTTCATCGTCTCGTCGGACAGTTCAATGTCCAACGCCCGCAGCGCGTCTTCCAGCTGTTCCACCGTCCGCGGCCCGATGATCGGCGCGGTGACCTCCGGCCGGGCGAGCAGCCAGGCCAGCGCCACATGTTCCTGCCGTTCTCCGATCTCCCGGCAAAAACGGGCGAACGCCTCGAGCTCCGGGCGATGACGCTCGATGCCGTCTTTGGCCTGCGCGGTCCGTTCTCCGGGCCGCTCCAGCGCGCGGCTCGACAGCATCCCGCCGGCGAGCGGGCTCCACGGAATGACGCCGAGTCCGTGAT
It encodes:
- a CDS encoding cell division protein DivIVA codes for the protein MEERMKYFTVEEANSLLPALDRDIRELQRIKREFAEKFARLRALRQANSAASADGDPFFELECELEFLQLEARTYIRSIGLKGAQLKDIDMGLVDFPARLNGRDVLLCWKQGEPRVMHYHGWDEGYAGRKPLEPPPGDGE